In Capsicum annuum cultivar UCD-10X-F1 chromosome 11, UCD10Xv1.1, whole genome shotgun sequence, one genomic interval encodes:
- the LOC107848657 gene encoding putative calcium-binding protein CML19 codes for MCMASVSVPASTKNKSVFSRLRNKFSLKKATTTTTISTAADALSVSSSTSNYNGELERLFTYFDENGDGKVSPEELRRCMKAAGGTLTEEEAEMAVRLSDSDGDGLLGLEDFTKLMEGMEEERNKESELIGAFGMYEDMEGSGYITPKSLKRMLSRLGESTSIENCKAMISRFDINGDGVLSFDEFKIMMTN; via the coding sequence ATGTGTATGGCGTCAGTTTCTGTACCTGCTAGTACAAAAAACAAGTCCGTTTTCTCAAGATTACGGAATAAGTTTTCCCTAAAAAAGGCGACTACAACAACTACTATTAGTACTGCTGCTGACGCTCTTTCAGTGAGCAGTAGTACTAGTAATTATAACGGTGAACTAGAGAGGTTATTTACGTATTTTGATGAGAATGGAGATGGAAAGGTGTCACCAGAGGAGCTAAGGAGGTGCATGAAGGCGGCAGGAGGCACGCTGACGGAGGAGGAGGCTGAGATGGCAGTGAGGCTATCGGATTCCGATGGGGATGGGTTGTTAGGGTTGGAGGATTTTACAAAGTTGATGGAAGGTATGGAGGAAGAGAGGAATAAAGAGAGTGAGTTAATTGGAGCATTTGGAATGTATGAAGATATGGAAGGTAGTGGATACATTACTCCTAAGAGCTTGAAGAGGATGTTGAGTAGACTTGGTGAGTCAACTTCCATTGAAAATTGTAAAGCTATGATTAGTAGATTTGATATAAATGGAGATGGAGTTCTTAGCTTTGATGAGTTCAAAATTATGATGACAAATTAG
- the LOC107847664 gene encoding elongation factor-like GTPase 1, with translation MGNSDVEKIRNICILAHVDHGKTTLADHLIAASGGGVLHPKQAGKLRFMDYLDEEQRRAITMKSSSIGLEYKEHSINLIDSPGHMDFCSEVSTAARLSDGALVLVDAVEGVHIQTHAVLRQAWIEKLTPCLVLNKIDRLIVELRLTPLEAYTRLQRIVHEVNSIVSAYKSEKYLSDVDSLLSAPSGLVEGEYPDPEFIEEDEEDTFQPQKGNVTFVCALDGWGFSISDFAEFYASKLGASSAALQKALWGPRYFNAKTKMIVGKKGISSGSKARPMFVQFVLEPLWQVYQAAVEDDGDRGMLEKVIKSFNLSIPPRELQNKDPKSVLQSVMSRWLPLSDTILSMVVKYMPDPVSAQTFRISRLLPKRELLDIGADPNVLSEAELFRKSVESCDSSPDAPCVVFVSKMFAIPSKMLSRGEIMDDNGNGDSDECFLAFARIFSGVLHAGQKVFVLSALYDPLKEESQQKHVQEAELQSLYMMMGQGLKPVASAKAGNVIAIRGLAQYILKSATLSSTLNCWPLSSMIFQVSPMLKVAIEPSDPADMGALIKGLRLLNRADPFVEVSVSARGEHVLSAAGEVHLERCIKDLKERFAKINLEVSAPLVSFKETIEGDSANPLENLKLLSRSSDYLEKETPNGRCVVRVRVMKLPTALTKLLDESSELLGDIIGGKSLQDCKSSETLRGSIVEDENPIEALKKRLIDAVERDFSTGFDETEKDRIEKCKKMWQKFLRRIWALGPRQVGPNILLTPDVKGKSDDTSVLVKGSPYVSEKLGFTGDNDDRSASPESSTRVDQTLLREAENLESSILSGFQLATASGPLCDEPMWGLAFVIEAFISPLATQPNDSDTPIPQPEQYGLFPGQVMNVVKEACRAAVLQRKPRIVEAMYFCELNTPHDQLGNTYTVLNRRRAHVVNEEMQEGSSLFTVHAYVPVAESFGFSDELRRKTSGAASALLVLSHWEALPEDPFFVPRTEEEKEEFGDGASVPQSVARKLVDSVRRRKGLPVEEKVVQFATKQRTLARKV, from the coding sequence ATGGGGAATTCTGATGTTGAAAAGATTCGGAACATATGTATACTTGCTCATGTGGATCATGGGAAGACAACATTGGCTGACCATTTGATTGCTGCATCTGGTGGTGGTGTGCTTCACCCGAAGCAAGCGGGTAAACTTAGGTTTATGGATTATTTAGATGAGGAGCAGAGGCGAGCGATAACTATGAAGAGTTCGTCTATTGGTCTTGAGTATAAGGAACATTCGATTAATCTTATAGACTCTCCTGGTCACATGGATTTTTGTAGTGAAGTTTCAACTGCAGCGCGTTTGAGTGATGGGGCGTTGGTGTTAGTGGATGCTGTAGAGGGTGTTCACATTCAGACGCATGCTGTTTTGCGTCAGGCGTGGATTGAGAAGCTTACACCGTGTTTGGTTTTGAATAAGATTGATAGATTGATTGTTGAATTGAGATTGACTCCGCTGGAGGCGTATACTCGCTTGCAGAGGATTGTTCATGAGGTGAATAGTATAGTGAGTGCCTACAAGTCTGAAAAGTACTTGTCGGACGTTGATTCTCTGTTGTCTGCCCCGTCGGGACTTGTGGAAGGTGAATATCCAGATCCAGAGTTCATAGAGGAGGACGAAGAGGATACTTTCCAACCCCAGAAGGGGAATGTCACGTTTGTGTGTGCATTAGATGGATGGGGCTTCAGTATTAGTGATTTTGCCGAGTTTTATGCTTCAAAACTGGGTGCAAGTTCGGCTGCCTTGCAGAAGGCATTATGGGGACCTCGGTATTTTAATGCCAAGACTAAGATGATTGTAGGTAAGAAGGGAATTAGTAGTGGAAGTAAGGCCAGACCCATGTTTGTGCAATTTGTTCTTGAGCCACTTTGGCAGGTTTATCAAGCTGCCGTGGAAGATGATGGAGACCGGGGGATGCTTGAGAAAGTTATAAAGTCTTTCAATTTGTCTATACCTCCACGCGAACTTCAAAACAAGGATCCGAAATCTGTGCTTCAATCTGTTATGAGTCGTTGGCTTCCATTGTCAGATACAATTTTGTCTATGGTTGTCAAATATATGCCTGATCCTGTATCTGCTCAGACTTTCCGTATATCTCGGCTGCTTCCAAAGAGAGAACTCTTGGATATAGGTGCCGACCCCAATGTGCTTTCCGAAGCCGAACTTTTCAGGAAATCTGTGGAGTCCTGTGATTCTAGCCCTGATGCACCTTGTGTTGTTTTCGTTTCTAAGATGTTTGCTATTCCATCAAAAATGCTTTCGCGTGGAGAGATTATGGATGACAACGGAAATGGTGACTCTGATGAATGTTTCCTTGCGTTTGCCCGGATCTTTAGTGGGGTTCTTCATGCTGGACAGAAAGTTTTTGTGCTTTCTGCGTTATATGATCCACTAAAGGAAGAATCACAGCAGAAGCATGTGCAAGAAGCTGAATTGCAGTCCTTGTATATGATGATGGGTCAAGGGTTGAAACCAGTGGCGTCAGCGAAGGCTGGTAATGTCATAGCTATCCGAGGACTTGCCCAGTATATATTGAAGAGTGCGACTCTTTCATCTACGTTAAATTGTTGGCCTTTATCAAGTATGATTTTCCAAGTTTCACCCATGCTTAAAGTTGCAATTGAACCGTCTGATCCTGCTGACATGGGTGCACTTATTAAAGGTTTGAGGCTTCTAAACAGGGCGGACCCTTTCGTTGAGGTTTCTGTTTCTGCCAGGGGCGAACATGTTCTTTCTGCAGCTGGTGAGGTGCACCTAGAGAGATGCATTAAAGATTTAAAGGAGAGATTTGCAAAGATAAACTTGGAAGTCTCTGCTCCGCTTGTATCTTTCAAAGAGACCATCGAAGGAGATAGTGCTAATCCCTTAGAAAATTTGAAGCTATTGAGCCGCAGCTCTGATTATTTGGAGAAAGAAACGCCAAATGGAAGATGTGTTGTTAGAGTGCGTGTTATGAAACTTCCAACTGCATTGACGAAGCTGCTTGATGAAAGTTCGGAGTTGCTTGGAGACATCATTGGAGGTAAATCTTTGCAGGATTGTAAAAGCTCGGAAACTCTCAGAGGTAGCATCGTAGAAGATGAGAATCCAATTGAAGCACTCAAGAAACGCCTGATAGATGCTGTGGAGCGCGACTTTTCTACTGGATTTGATGAGACGGAAAAGGATAGGATTGAGAAATGTAAGAAAATGTGGCAAAAATTCTTAAGGAGGATCTGGGCTTTGGGGCCTAGGCAGGTCGGTCCCAACATTCTCCTCACCCCAGACGTGAAAGGGAAGAGCGATGATACTTCTGTTCTTGTAAAGGGTTCCCCTTATGTATCTGAAAAATTGGGCTTTACAGGTGACAATGATGACCGCAGTGCATCACCAGAATCATCAACTAGGGTAGATCAGACCCTTCTACGAGAAGCTGAGAATCTCGAAAGCAGTATATTATCTGGATTCCAGTTGGCTACAGCATCTGGCCCTTTGTGTGATGAACCGATGTGGGGTTTGGCGTTTGTTATTGAAGCTTTCATATCTCCATTAGCTACTCAACCAAATGATAGTGACACACCTATTCCACAGCCAGAACAATATGGACTCTTCCCTGGACAGGTTATGAATGTCGTTAAGGAGGCCTGCAGGGCTGCTGTTCTCCAAAGAAAACCTCGCATTGTGGAAGCCATGTACTTTTGTGAGCTGAACACCCCACACGACCAGTTGGGCAACACTTATACAGTTCTTAATCGCAGGCGTGCCCATGTAGTAAACGAAGAAATGCAGGAAGGTTCTTCGTTGTTCACTGTGCATGCTTATGTGCCAGTTGCAGAAAGCTTTGGATTCTCCGACGAGTTGAGGAGAAAGACTTCTGGAGCTGCAAGTGCATTACTCGTTCTTAGCCACTGGGAAGCCCTTCCAGAGGATCCTTTCTTTGTACCTAGAACCGAGGAGGAGAAAGAAGAATTTGGAGATGGTGCCAGTGTACCGCAGAGTGTAGCAAGAAAACTCGTGGATTCTGTGAGACGAAGGAAAGGTCTTCCGGTAGAGGAAAAAGTAGTACAATTCGCGACTAAGCAGAGGACTTTGGCTCGCAAGGTGTAG